A part of Aegilops tauschii subsp. strangulata cultivar AL8/78 chromosome 2, Aet v6.0, whole genome shotgun sequence genomic DNA contains:
- the LOC109778079 gene encoding uncharacterized protein: MASSTLRCLPLPGDIPPTTLLTLPDEMLEEILLCLSDAADLVRASMARVSIRRLVTNHRFLRRFRTRHPPSLLGIVSLHPRPRWDLPLLQLAQPPHPSAAAASAFSGLDDAAAAADFSCAFLPNAARWRRRDLRDGRVLLSGVPEGTKYNCHVFVRELAVCDPLSRRYILLPLIPDDLAALVQPPDVLRFEPFLAPPAAEDEEGMSFRVICLVQCTTKLILLIFSSGSGAEAEQWRAVTFDNWISLLTGSGNQPESCRRSPIRHYAHGYFCWLLFPASKLLMLDTRSMGFSVVDLPHATSEAQVAILEAENGRIKMFMNEHFTPELRYYVLQNDGVGANQWLSEATFNLPVNNGGYMFMGVAGGYLLLQGLGEDEYTFHLVSLNLKTLQLEWFLATKCNNKGAHLFAGFPPSLSPPTLRHDI, translated from the exons ATGGCGTCGTCGACGCTTCGCTGCCTTCCACTTCCAGGCGACATCCCGCCGACGACGCTGCTCACCCTACCAGACGAGATGCTCGAGGAAATCCTCCTCTGCCTCTCCGACGCCGCCGACCTCGTCCGCGCGTCCATGGCCCGCGTCTCCATCCGCCGCCTCGTCACCAATCACCGATTCCTCCGCCGCTTCCGCACTCGCCACCCGCCCTCTCTACTGGGCATCGTTTCTCTCCATCCCCGGCCCCGATGGGACCTGCCGCTGCTGCAACTGGCCCAGCCGCCGCACCCATCCGCGGCCGCCGCGAGCGCTTTCTCCGGGCTTGACGACGCCGCGGCCGCCGCCGACTTCTCATGCGCCTTCCTCCCCAACGCCGCGCGCTGGCGTAGGCGCGACTTGCGGGACGGCCGCGTCCTCCTTTCCGGCGTCCCAGAGGGCACCAAATACAACTGCCACGTCTTTGTCAGGGAGCTGGCTGTCTGTGACCCCCTGTCCCGGCGCTACATCCTGCTACCTCTCATCCCCGACGACCTAGCCGCCTTGGTGCAGCCACCCGACGTGCTGCGTTTCGAGCCCTTCCTTGCTCCTCCGGCGGCCGAGGATGAGGAGGGCATGTCTTtcagagttatttgcttggtgcAGTGCACAACCAAGCTGATCCTCCTCATCTTCTCTTCAGGTTCAGGTGCTGAAGCTGAACAATGGCGCGCTGTTACATTTGACAATTGGATCAGTTTGCTCACAGGATCAGGTAACCAGCCAGAGTCGTGCCGGCGGTCGCCAATACGCCACTATGCACACGGCTACTTCTGTTGGTTGCTTTTTCCGGCAAGCAAGTTGCTCATGCTCGACACACGCAGCATGGGTTTCTCAGTTGTGGACCTCCCACATGCCACCAGTGAAGCACAGGTTGCCATTCTGGAGGCAGAGAATGGAAGGATTAAGATGTTTATGAATGAGCATTTCACACCTGAACTCAGGTATTATGTGTTGCAAAATGATGGAGTTGGTGCAAACCAGTGGCTGTCAGAGGCAACGTTCAATTTACCCGTAAATAATGGTGGCTATATGTTCATGGGCGTAGCGGGGGGATACTTACTCCTACAAGGGCTTGGAGAAGACGAATATACATTCCATTTGGTTTCGTTGAATCTGAAGACTTTACAGCTTGAGTGGTTCCTTGCAACAAAGTGCAATAACAAGGGTGCTCATTTGTTTGCCGGTTTCCCACCATCCTTGTCTCCACCAACTCTTCGACATG ATATCTGA